The following proteins are encoded in a genomic region of Gossypium hirsutum isolate 1008001.06 chromosome D05, Gossypium_hirsutum_v2.1, whole genome shotgun sequence:
- the LOC107906513 gene encoding pyridoxal 5'-phosphate synthase-like subunit PDX1.2 yields MFIETSRTNKTLTATPLLFPLRLPPLQAIYQTPKLKVRNTLPRWLLPLKHFHKHLAAMAEDGAVTLYKATSITDAKKNSFSIKAGLAQMLRGGAIVEVSTLSQAKIAEEAGACCLVITEPNRQGISRMPDPSIIKQIKRCVLIPVMARSRVGHFVEAQILERVGVDYIDESEVLAIADEDNFINKHNFGCPFVCGCKNLGDALRRVREGAAMIRTQGDLLGTGNIAETVKNVRSVMGEIRILNNMDEDEVFAFSKEIAAPYDLVAQTKQMGRLPVVHFAAGGIVTPADAALMMQLGCDGVFVGSEVFDNGSDPYKRVRGIVEAVRHYNDPHVLVENSCGLEEEMAGLNVSEEMMEPFGEGGA; encoded by the coding sequence ATGTTCATAGAAACTTCTCGAACTAACAAAACACTAACAGCTACCCCTCTTTTATTCCCTCTTAGGCTCCCACCCTTACAAGCAATCTACCAGACACCAAAACTAAAAGTCCGAAATACGCTTCCTCGTTGGCTACTTCCTTTGAAGCATTTCCACAAGCATTTGGCAGCCATGGCAGAAGACGGAGCCGTAACACTCTACAAAGCCACGTCCATAACCGACGCCAAGAAGAACTCCTTCTCTATCAAAGCGGGGCTTGCCCAAATGCTCCGTGGCGGCGCCATTGTCGAAGTCTCAACCCTCAGCCAAGCAAAAATTGCCGAGGAAGCCGGTGCCTGTTGTCTAGTCATCACCGAACCCAACCGCCAAGGCATTTCGCGCATGCCGGATCCTTCGATCATCAAACAAATAAAACGCTGCGTATTAATCCCCGTTATGGCTCGTTCCCGGGTCGGCCACTTCGTCGAAGCCCAGATTCTCGAACGAGTAGGAGTCGATTACATCGATGAAAGCGAGGTTTTAGCAATAGCCGATGAAGATAATTTCATTAACAAGCATAATTTCGGATGCCCTTTCGTTTGCGGCTGCAAGAACCTAGGGGATGCGTTAAGGAGAGTGAGGGAAGGAGCTGCCATGATTAGAACGCAGGGGGACTTGTTGGGGACCGGTAACATTGCTGAAACGGTTAAAAACGTCAGGTCTGTGATGGGTGAAATCAGGATTCTAAATAACATGGATGAAGATGAAGTTTTCGCGTTTTCGAAGGAAATTGCTGCCCCTTATGATCTGGTTGCCCAAACCAAGCAAATGGGGAGACTACCAGTGGTGCATTTTGCTGCTGGTGGAATTGTAACTCCGGCAGATGCTGCATTGATGATGCAATTGGGGTGTGATGGTGTCTTTGTGGGATCTGAAGTGTTTGACAATGGCTCGGATCCGTATAAGCGTGTTCGGGGAATTGTGGAAGCAGTTAGGCATTACAATGATCCTCATGTTTTAGTCGAAAATAGTTGTGGATTGGAGGAGGAAATGGCGGGCCTGAATGTCAGTGAGGAGATGATGGAACCCTTTGGAGAAGGAGGAGCTTGA
- the LOC107906517 gene encoding kinesin-like protein KIN-13B, with protein sequence MNGIGRQGQRSTAAGLQVHHQRLGNIRIIYSKRRHTEVGFSLLDCALYGGGGGEEGGLGSRMYRNVRRGSNAGNDFSMEHTTPPFSSLPSGQRKNGEESPSDFSPGLIDLHSFVTELLPEVRKRPLNKKGLARNEEDIIETVSNSLVVHETKLKVDLTEHLEQHEFVFDAVLKEEVSNDEEWKNLYYEATSP encoded by the exons ATGAACGGAATAGGAAGACAGGGGCAGAGATCTACTGCGGCGGGGTTACAGGTGCACCATCAGAGATTAGGCAACATTCGGATAATTTATTCCAAACGACGTCATACGGAAGTTGGCTTCAGTCTACTG GATTGTGCATTATATGGCGGCGGAGGAGGAGAAGAAGGTGGACTAGGATCTAGAATGTATAGAAATGTCCGGAGGGGTTCTAATGCGGGCAATGACTTTTCCATGGAGCATAcgactcctccatttagttctctACCGTCAGGCCAGAGGAAGAATGGTGAAGAGTCACCTAGTGACTTTAGTCCTGGTCTCATAGATCTGCATTCTTTTGTTACGGAGCTTCTGCCTGAG GTGCGCAAAAGACCTCTTAATAAAAAGGGGTTAGCAAGGAATGAGGAAGATATTATAGAGACAGTTTCCAATTCTCTAGTAGTCCATGAGACTAAACTTAAG GTTGACCTAACAGAGCACTTGGAGCAGCATGAATTTGTTTTTGATGCTGTGCTGAAGGAGGAGGTCTCAAATGATGA GGAGTGGAAAAACCTATACTATGAAGCCACTTCCCCTTAA
- the LOC107902765 gene encoding kinesin-like protein KIN-13B, which translates to MLEDETIKELIEKGSATRSTGTSGANEESSRSHAILKLAIKRSVDDLAGSGRGADATDNDKQTSLLALKECIRALDNDQGHIPFRGTTSGVKSLSEGRNPKKDLLSSTLNLKELIAQPLSSVLPTASTFEDDINGTWADQNERDDFDASEDPFEKEKMTWKKNVKPDQYSSSVSEDKLWKPNETCSANDSYVQSLVFSFTQEEEDLVNAHRKQVETMNIVKEEVNLLVEADRPGKQQDGYISRLNAIFSQKADDVVQLQTQIAHFEKLYRNRTF; encoded by the exons ATGCTGGAGGACG AGACTATTAAGGAGCTTATTGAGAAAGGAAGTGCCACAAGAAGTACTGGTACCAGTGGTGCAAATGAGGAATCTTCCCGTTCTCATGCCATACTTAAGCTTGCTATCAAGAGATCTGTTGATG ATctggctggaagtggaagaggtGCAGATGCTACAGATAATGATAAGCAGACAAG CTTGCTTGCTTTGAAGGAGTGCATAAGAGCTCTGGACAATGATCAGGGTCACATACCTTTCCGAGGCA CTACATCTGGGGTCAAGAGCCTCTCGGAAGGGAGAAATCCCAAgaaagatctgttatcttcaaccTTAAACCTGAAAGAATTGATTGCTCAACCCCTATCTTCGGTTTTACCAACAGCATCAACCTTTGAAGACGATATTAATGGCACATGGGCTGACCAAAATGAAAGAGATGATTTTGATGCATCAGAAGATCCTTTTGAGAAGGAGAAAATGACATGGAAGAAAAATGTGAAGCCAGATCAATACAGTTCCTCTGTTTCCGAGGACAAGTTGTGGAAGCCTAATG AGACATGCAGCGCAAATGATTCATATGTTCAATCCTTAGTGTTTTCTTTCACCCAGGAAGAGGAGGATCTTGTAAATGCTCATAGAAAACAGGTGGAGACTATGAACATTGTCAAAGAG GAGGTGAACCTGCTGGTTGAAGCAGACCGACCTGGGAAGCAGCAGGACGGTTATATATCTAGACTGAATGCTATTTTTTCGCAGAAGGCTGACGATGTCGTGCAGTTACAAACACAAATTGCTCATTTCGAGAAGCTTTACAGGAACAGAACATTTTAG
- the LOC107906518 gene encoding uncharacterized protein yields the protein MLVMESTQKTKNMFHKSVDNLKSFFFVGYQKLSKPTLPDPFSCTGCSRRKGQKDRSLADFCNGWEVGVEESRMGKKDAVMSMSLKEQMREEEEECNGSLMNFSDTSVVKNRKQNGGKEEKKKVRSSKLSKGEEQYYYKRNGEGSYALAQKMKELEMMDVGDMEHVLDVEEALHYYSRLKSPVYLSIVDKFFMDMYSEFSLPQASASISRSKRRFGSIRL from the coding sequence ATGCTGGTGATGGAATCCACACAAAAGACCAAGAACATGTTCCACAAATCAGTTGACAACCTTAAATCTTTCTTCTTTGTGGGATACCAAAAGCTGTCCAAACCAACCCTCCCAGACCCCTTCTCATGCACTGGTTGCAGCAGGAGGAAAGGCCAAAAAGATCGATCCTTGGCAGACTTTTGTAACGGCTGGGAAGTTGGTGTAGAGGAATCAAGGATGGGGAAGAAAGATGCCGTCATGTCCATGTCGTTGAAAGAACAAAtgagggaagaagaagaagaatgtaATGGAAGCTTGATGAACTTTTCAGATACGAGTGTAGTGAAGAACAGAAAGCAAAATGGAGgaaaagaggagaaaaagaaagtgaGAAGCTCAAAACTGAGCAAAGGGGAGGAACAGTACTATTACAAGAGAAATGGAGAAGGAAGTTATGCATTGGCTCAAAAGATGAAAGAGCTGGAGATGATGGATGTTGGTGATATGGAACATGTATTGGATGTTGAAGAAGCACTCCATTATTATTCTCGACTAAAAAGTCCGGTCTATCTTTCAATCGTCGACAAATTCTTCATGGATATGTACTCAGAATTCTCTCTTCCACAGGCCTCTGCCAGCATCAGCCGTTCGAAGCGAAGATTTGGGTCGATTCGGCTGTAG
- the LOC107906521 gene encoding 60S ribosomal protein L37-3 has product MGKGTGSFGKRRNKTHTLCVRCGRRSFHLQKSRCSACAFPAARKRTYNWSVKAIRRKTTGTGRMRYLRHVPRRFKTGFREGTEAAPRKKVAAASA; this is encoded by the exons ATG GGAAAGGGAACAGGGAGTTTTGGTAAAAGAAGGAACAAGACCCACACTCTCTGCGTTAGATGTGGCCGCCGTAGCTTCCATCTCCAGAAGAGCCGTTGCTCTGCCTGTGCTTTCCCTGCTGCTCGTAAGAGGACAT ATAACTGGAGTGTGAAGGCAATCAGAAGAAAGACCACTGGAACCGGTAGGATGAGGTATCTGCGCCATGTCCCTCGCAGGTTCAAGACTGGTTTCAGAGAAG GTACTGAAGCAGCACCGAGGAAGAAGGTTGCAGCAGCTTCTGCTTGA